TTGTGGTTGGCGTCGTTTTCGCGCTGCCGAATCTTTATGGAGAAGATCCGGCGGTGCAAATCTCGCCGGCCCGAGCCGGCCAGATCGATGAGGGCTTGCAAGCGCAGGTTAGCGCTGCTCTCGAAACGGCAGGGATCAAGCCGCTCTCGATCCAACGCGATTTACGCCGTTTGTTAATTCGCTTTCCAGACACAGAAAGCCAACTGCAGGGTCGCGACGTGGTGAGTCAAGCTATGGGCGGCTATGTGGTGGCCTTAAACCTGGCACCTGTGACGCCTGGTTGGCTGAGCTCCCTTGGTGCAAGACCCATGTACCTTGGACTCGATCTTCGTGGTGGGGTGCACTTTCTCATGGAAGTGGATATGCAAGCCGCTGTTCACCAGGCTGAAGAGCGCTATATTTCCGATATCCGTCCCCTGCTTCGTGAAAGTAAGATCCGGTATAAGACGATCACACGAGGGGATACAGGAGGGATCCGGATCCGTTTTCGAGACGCGGAAACGCGCACTAAAGCAGCTCGCGTCATCAATGATGCCTTTCAAGACCTTGAAGTGGCGGAGGCGGACAGCCTAGGCAACTTCGATCTTCGCGTTCAACTGACTGAACAGTTTAAGAACGATACACGAAAGTTTGCTCTACAGCAGAACATTACGACGCTGAGAAATCGCGTGAATGAGCTTGGCGTGGCTGAGCCCGTGGTCCAGCAGCAAGGTAAAGACCGCGTTGTGGTGCAACTCCCTGGGGTGCAGGACACCGCCCGCGCTAAAGAGATCCTAGGGGCGACTGCGACCCTGGAGTTTCGGTTGGTGGATACGGAGCACAGCGTCCAAGAGGCGGTGGATGGGCGGGTACCGGTGGCAGCAAAACTCTACTATGACCGCGATGGGCAGCCAATATTGTTAAAGAAGCGCGTTATGTTGACCGGGGAATACATTATTGACGCGGCCTCTGGCATCGATCAGTTAAGCGGCAGTCCAGCAGTGTTTATCACCTTGGATGGGAAAGGGGCGCGTATCTTTTCGCGCGCGACCCGCGACAATGTTGGCAAGCCGATGGCCGTGGTCTTTATCGAGCGTAAGACTGAGACCGTCCGGCGGGACGATGAGCTAATAAAAGTCAAGGAGCTTATTGAAGAGGTGATCAACGTTGCCACAATTCGTGAGCAACTCAGCAAGCGATTTCAGATCACCGGTCTTGATAGTACTGAGGAAGCTAGAGATCTGGCATTACTACTGCGAGCTGGGGCGCTCGCAGCGCCGCTGGAGATCATTGAAGAACGCACGGTCGGACCTAGTCTAGGCCAAGACAATATTGAGCAAGGATTCAAATCCGTAATCATCGGGTTCGTGCTCGTGCTGATCTTCATGGCGTTCTATTACCGGTTATTTGGGTTGGTTGCTGATCTGGCGCTTACACTCAACCTTGTCCTTATCGTCGCCTTGTTGTCTATGTTACAAGCGACGCTGACACTACCCGGTATCGCAGGTATCGTGCTGACCGTGGGAATGGCGGTTGATGCGAACGTGCTTATTTTTGAGCGTATCCGTGAGGAACTGCGGAGCGGCAACTCGCCGCAGGCAAGTATTCATGCGGGCTATGAAAAGGCTTTTGCTACGATCGCGGATGCTAATATCACAACCTTAATTGCCGCGGTTGTGTTGTTTGGATTTGGCACTGGG
The Gammaproteobacteria bacterium genome window above contains:
- the secD gene encoding protein translocase subunit SecD gives rise to the protein MNRYALWKYLLIVVVIVVGVVFALPNLYGEDPAVQISPARAGQIDEGLQAQVSAALETAGIKPLSIQRDLRRLLIRFPDTESQLQGRDVVSQAMGGYVVALNLAPVTPGWLSSLGARPMYLGLDLRGGVHFLMEVDMQAAVHQAEERYISDIRPLLRESKIRYKTITRGDTGGIRIRFRDAETRTKAARVINDAFQDLEVAEADSLGNFDLRVQLTEQFKNDTRKFALQQNITTLRNRVNELGVAEPVVQQQGKDRVVVQLPGVQDTARAKEILGATATLEFRLVDTEHSVQEAVDGRVPVAAKLYYDRDGQPILLKKRVMLTGEYIIDAASGIDQLSGSPAVFITLDGKGARIFSRATRDNVGKPMAVVFIERKTETVRRDDELIKVKELIEEVINVATIREQLSKRFQITGLDSTEEARDLALLLRAGALAAPLEIIEERTVGPSLGQDNIEQGFKSVIIGFVLVLIFMAFYYRLFGLVADLALTLNLVLIVALLSMLQATLTLPGIAGIVLTVGMAVDANVLIFERIREELRSGNSPQASIHAGYEKAFATIADANITTLIAAVVLFGFGTGPIKGFAVTLSLGIICSMFTAIMGTRAVINLIYGGRRVEKLAI